A genomic segment from Malus domestica chromosome 05, GDT2T_hap1 encodes:
- the LOC103434834 gene encoding protein DMP4-like: protein MTNYSFPSFTSTQVSFLFLFMQHYAHKKNAKIRREKETKALRDKRRIKRFWSMEIKVEAEESRHLHDGEQKLPLLQDAPKSATEEERTLIQKAIRQTFQSTAHLANLLPTGTVLAFQLLAPIFTNLGNCDSVSRSMTAGLVALCGASSFLLSFTDSFRDKNGNVCYGFATFKGLWIIDGSANISPEVAANFRLQFIDFLHAFMSILVFAAVALFDQNVVNCFYPTPSDEAQEVLTALPVGIGVICSMLFVVFPTKRHGIGFPLSAS from the coding sequence ATGACTAACTACTCTTTCCCTTCCTTTACCTCCACTCAAGTTTCATTCCTATTCCTATTTATGCAACATTATGCTCACAAGAAAAATGCTAAAATAAGACGAGAAAAAGAGACCAAAGCATTAAGGGATAAGAGACGTATCAAACGATTCTGGTCGATGGAGATCAAGGTAGAAGCTGAGGAATCCCGGCACCTGCATGATGGTGAGCAGAAACTCCCCCTCTTGCAAGATGCACCAAAGTCCGCGACAGAAGAGGAAAGAACGCTGATACAGAAAGCCATTCGCCAGACTTTTCAGAGCACAGCTCATCTGGCCAATCTTTTGCCAACGGGAACAGTTCTTGCGTTTCAGCTTCTGGCACCCATATTTACAAACCTGGGAAACTGTGACTCAGTCAGCCGGTCCATGACTGCTGGACTTGTAGCCCTCTGTGGGGCTTCAAGTTTTCTACTGAGTTTCACTGACAGCTTTCGGGACAAGAATGGAAATGTCTGCTATGGGTTCGCTACATTCAAAGGCTTATGGATCATTGATGGATCAGCCAACATATCACCTGAAGTCGCTGCAAATTTCCGGCTGCAGTTTATAGATTTCCTCCATGCCTTCATGTCAATACTTGTATTCGCAGCTGTTGCACTTTTCGATCAGAATGTAGTGAATTGCTTCTATCCAACGCCGTCAGATGAGGCTCAGGAGGTACTCACAGCATTGCCAGTTGGCATTGGCGTCATTTGCAGTATGTTGTTTGTTGTGTTTCCAACCAAGCGCCATGGAATTGGCTTCCCGCTGTCTGCAAGTTAG